TGATGCGCTATCGTAAGTATAATtctgtttgggtaactaattgcTAACATAGATCAGTAATAAATAAATTTCAACGTATTATTGGGGCATCCAACTTTATACCTTCGCCTGGTTTTATATTGATGGAAGTCATGCTAGATGGAGGATTGTCTACCAAAGCAGAATAACTGACTGTTAATATATAAGTTGAAGATGTCAGTAACATATTGTTAATCATCCAACTGTGACTAGCCCAGTTGGCAAGTTGGACTCCCACCCGCTGCAGTctgatcaaaaatatatatatatatatattgttaatCATTGGCTTTTAAATGCCAAGTGTTTTTCTTAATATAAGTTAGAATTGGAGAGGACTTGGTAAACTATGATATAGTCTTTCACATTGCTGACTTTTCTAACACAAATGGTTGAACTTATTGCCTCTGTTGTATGTTACATGTAAATGTTTCGATTCAGAACTACATAATTCCTATCTTTTGATTAATAGggtttcattctttttctttttgttttaatttttttttagtggAAACCACGGGCGATATTGACAGAAAATCGTGCAAATtactgtttttatttttatttactttttggtgTCGATCTCAAAAATGTTAATGTTTTATTTTAGAACGTCCTTGCTGAAAATTCTTATATGTATCTTAGATACTTTGTCGATTATGTGGTATGTTACGCTGTTGCATTGGCACTCTGAACATGACCGGAACGGAGCAGTACAAATTCATCGAAAAATGTTTTACAACAGCAGACAGGCAGAAACAACCATGGCTTACTTTTGCCACTCATCAAGTTCTTGGCTATTCATCTAATGAATGGTATTCTCAACAAGGTTCATTCCTAGAACCCATTGGAAGAAGAAGTCTACAGAAACTATGGCAGAAATACAGAGTCGATATATCTTAATATGGCCATGTTCACAGTTATGAGAGAACTTACCTAATGTACGAGATATGATGCAGGTCATACTCTCTGGAATAGGTATATCGGACCATATTGTCATTAAATGCATGAATTTCTTGAGAAAATCCATTTCGTTTGATCTGTTAGTTGGGAGTATTGTAGCCTTAAATATAACAAGCATAGAACCTTCTTACAATTTTAATTGGTTGAATCATTTAAACAAGCATAAAACCTTCTTACAACTTTAATTGGTTGAATCATTTATTTTGCATGTCAGGTGAGCAGGCCACGATCAAAGAGGGAAAAGTACAAAATCAACCTAATTTTTGTCATTCAGGTTACCAGTCATCATGGGTGCTACTGATGCTAAGGTCAGCCTACAAACTAATGATTAATGTATACTCTCACACTGTTTCGGTAACATCATGCAAAATCCAGTACTTAGCACAACATATGAATATTGTTTATTATCATTACCATAAGATTTTGCAAGACCGCATCATGAAGAAGTGTTAAGCAGTCAGTCGTCATTGTTTACCGGGCAACCGTTGAACATCTTTTTGTTTTGTGAGGAAGTAAATGGTGTTTTTTAGTTTCATGGTTTGATGGTGTTACTATCTACAACTGTAAATTCATGAATTCTATAAGTTTTGAGGGTTCTCAAATGTATAAATCAACTTACTGTATCATACACTTTTTGTTGGCAAAAGATAACCACCGATATCTTTGATATTCAGTTAGGCCAATTCATTTTTGTCATTTTGGGCTCATCTAacttttgagtttctctttcaaatCAGTGATGCTTCTCTTAATGACGTTCATTGACCGATTAACGTTGCATGCAGCAGTTTGTTCCTGGGAATAGCAGGATATGAAATTGGTCGAAATGGAAAGAATGATGGTGGTGTTCTTTTTGCACTCATGGTTGCTGGTTTCAAAAGTAAAATGCACCCAGGCTATAGTGGGAGATTGTCACTGCTCACTATATGAAaaaagaaatcaagatatattttaacCTATATATATCTTTTGGTTTAGTATTTCAACCTGTAATCATTTAACCGAACATTGACGGCTTAATTGTTCCGTGTTTCTCCGGTTTGTATTATCTTGGCAACctgacttttttttcttcttatcaacAAAGTTTTGGTACTCTCTTATACAAAGTGTAGTACATGAACGATAGGAAGGAGAGAAAAAATAAGATGGATTTGAATCAACGACTCGATCAATTGTTCAATGATGGTGAGCACTTTAacttattctaaaaaaaaaatcctttgtttttttatataatagcaAGAAAAGAATTTTTGAGGTTTTTGTTAGCCACAGTGCACGTAAATCGGTTTGCTCTCTACAACGTAGGTGCTTGAATTTGATTGTTTTTAGTTGCTACTTTGGTCTTTGGTCATGGTAGCATATGAAATTTTTTTCCTAAATTTTTGGTGGATGGACAACAGTAGATGTGAATGATGTGAATATAATGATGGTTTCATGGGTATTCCACACAAACATTATTGTTACCAGCatttgtttcttatttttacCATAATTctatactttttttttattataatttttttggttttcacACGAGATTGTAAATTTTTAAGTTTTTACTACGGAAAACCTAAGAAATGATATCAACGGcaattcagttttcttttatcATTGAATACTTTTTTACAATTACATATCAAAGTTGACAATGATAAACCATAGAAAATAAATATTTGAACACTTTATAGCTACACTGACTTGATTACTGCTTTCAGAAGTGTGTTGTAGAGTCTATCATTTCgttctttccaaataaaccaccAAATGGTAAAAGGAAGTAGGCTCCAAATCCTCTTAATCCTATTTCCTTTTTGAACTCTATTTAATCTCGCATTTGCACAAAGTAGACTTATGTTCGGCGAGTGCACTCACATTGTGTTTTTATCGTTGTTGATCATGCAGCACTAACTAACTCTCTCAATAATATGGTTACTGTCGTTCTCATAATGTGGTAGAAACTGTCCTCTTGGTTTTGCTTATCTTATCAAACTTCCACATTAGATATTTAGGGATCACAACATGCCATTCGTGTCCCTGTACACAGTACTGTCTATACAAAGTAATAAAAATATGCAAAGTTGCGTTACCATAGACTTTTCCATAACAATAAGAAGCggacccgtgcatcgcacgggtgatgGACTAGTTTCTGTTAATTCTAGAGTGCAACTGCTACTGTCATAAAAACTGGAAATTCTGTGGTATCCGTTTACTGGTATGCTTATTTGTTTGATATGCCTGCATACTAATATATGTTCTCCAGAACAAGCTCATTACATGATCATGGACATTTTATTGAGGGTCTCAACCGTCAGATTTTTTATATGAACAGATGACACATAAATTTCTCAAAAGGGGTGTTGGCATTTCAGCTTTGGGAGAATGGAATTTTACAGTATCAATAGTGAATCCCATCTCTATATTTAGTATTTGTCCATACGGCTTAATAAgcaccaaccaaaagaaactgATCCTCATTCACTAATAAACTATTACTgtgaaataaatgacatagaaacAATGGTAATGACTAACTGTATAAGTCATCCTCctcctcagcaggagcagcagAAAATGGTTCAGCACCATTGGTGCCTCCAGATGATGTATTAGCGAACCTAAAGTCACCTCCGAAGCCCCTTGACTGTTGCAAGGTCTGTGAAAAGGCCTGGTACTTCCGTATGTCTCCATCGTTCACGCTCCTCCTTGCATACTTCATCGACTCCTCAAAGTGAGCAGCCGTAATCTGGGGGATTTCATTCTCAACTCCGTCCTCCTCCATTGCATCTGGCTTGTCGTTGCTCTTCTTCTGCCTCTCGATATCCTTCTCGATATCTTCTCTAATTGCATACTTGCAGGCACGCTGGCAAATTTCTGTAATATCAGCTCCACTAAAGCCTTCAGTGTGCTTAGCAAGGACCTGCAAGTCAACATGTTGGGACACAGGTGATTTTCTAAGGCAGGACTTGAAGATCTGAACCCGAGAAGCCTCATCTGGCAATGGGATGTAGATCAACTGATCCAGACGGCCTGGTCTCAGCAATGCAGGATCAATTATATCTGGTCTGTTCGTGGCACCGATTATAAACACTCtcttcttttcattcattccatCCATTTCAGTTAGAAGTTGGTTCAAAACCCTATCAGCAGCACCGCCCGCATCTCCAACGCTACTTCCTCTCTGAGTTGCTATAGAGTCAAGTTCATCAAAGAAGAGGACACAAGGTGAAGATTGTCGGGCTTTGTCAAAAATTTCCCTCACATTAGCTTCACTCTCTCCAAACCACATTGTCAGCAACTCAGGTCCCTTGACACTGATGAAATTAGCTTGGCACTCGTTAGCAATGGCCTTTGCCAGAAGTGTTTTCCCACCACCAGGAGGACCATACAACAGAACTCCCTTTGAAGGCGACATGCCAAACTTCTCGAACTTTTCGGGATGCTCCACCGGGTATTGCACAGTCTCTTGAAGCTCCCTCTTAACAGTATCAAGCCCACCAATATCCTCCCAAGTGACGTTGGGCACTTCAACAGTTGTTTCGCGCAATGCAGAAGGATTGCTTGCTCCTAAAGAAGTGCGGAGGTGCTCGTTGGTGATAAACATGGAGTTGAGTATTTCAGCAtcaatttcttcatcttccaagtcaATGACATCCATCTTTTCTCTAATGCACTGAAGTGCAGCTTCAGTACACAGAGCTGCAAGATCAGCACCGACATACCCATGAGTATCCTTTGAAATCCTTTCTAATTCTACATCTTCAGAAAGCTTCATGTTCTTTGTATGGATCCTAAGAACCTCAAGACGTCCAACTTCATCAGGAACACCAATATCGATTTCCCTATCAAATCTTCCAAACCTCCTCAAAGCTGGATCAATGCTGTTTGGTCTGTTTGTCGCCCCCATAACGATAACATGCGCACGAGACTTCAATCCATCCATAAGTGTCAGCAGCTGAGAAACAATCCTCCTCTCAACTTCACCGTTGGTCTTATCTCGTTTCGGAGCAATTGAATCAATCTCATCAATGAAAATAATCGATGGTGCGTTCTTCTCCGCCTCCTCGAATGCCTTCCTAAGGTTACTTTCACTCTCCCCAGCCAACTTAGACATAATTTCTGGTCCAttaataaggaagaaaaaagcACCGGTTTCATTCGCAACAGCTCTGGCAATCAATGTCTTACCAGTTCCAGGAGGTCCATATAGCAAAATCCCCTTTGGTGGTTTAACACCAATCGATTTGAAAAGCTGTGGATGCCGAAGTGGAAGCTCCACCAACTCTCTAATCTGAGCCATCTGCTTTCGCACACCACCAACATCATCATACCCAACTTCATCTAAtctatcttcatcttctcttctaatgGGCTCCCCTTCACAAAAGATCTCAGTATCAGGAGAAACTATGCAATACTCTGGAGGATCAGTTTCAATAACCTTAAACTCTACGCTTCTCATCCCTCCTCTGATAAGGAACACATCACCTTTCCTAACTGGTCGATATGTTTCCATGAAATACGGTCTCAAATATGCATCAAACAGGTTCCCGGTAAGGCCTTCAATGGTATCATCTATAGGTAGTACATGAACGCGGGTCCCATATTTCACACCGGGGCATTGATaaacaaaaacaacatcacctAATCTAACCCTAAGATTTGATCGAACAACtttgtttaatttgatctttggttCTTCGCATGTATCATCAGCTATAACGATACATATTGTATCTTTCCTTTTCTTTCCCTTGAGCATGATGGTGTCGCCACGGAAAAGCTGCAACTTTTCCATTGTTGCAGGATGCATTAAAACAATGGAATTATCATCTTCGATGGCTTCATCAACGACAAGCCTATTCGCTGCTTTCTTCCGTTCAAGAATTGCAGTGCTGAAATCCTTTTTCGTTcctttcgaagaagaagaagaatcagcaTGATTAGTCATCTTTCGTATACCTTCAATTCAATAACTAAGCGAGATAAAATCAATATACTCTGAGAGCGAGATTGAGAAAGAATAAGAAAATTTTATGTGAATAAACAAGAGAGGTGGTGAGGACTATTTATAATACCAGCATCTTGTTCGTGAAGTGATATATTTCCATATATAACTCTGTTATAATTCCATGTATAACTCTGTTTTCAGTTTCCTGTTATGAAACGTTAAGGCTTTTTTGTTATTCCAGAACATTCTTGATTATTTTCGATTAACAAGGGTGAGTTGCTCCTTCTATATACAATCCGACTATGTTTGTGAAAATTTTATTCTGCTTAAGGACCCATCTTACGACTGACCAGCAAAGTGTTGGCCCTGATGGAAGTCAATGCTAGCTCCTCGGAATGCACTTGTCTACTTAGCTACATCAATTTGGTGTCAGAAGCAAACTTACAGGCTCTTAATGCAGCTGACGCAAACTGCAGATCTACCCTGACAactattttgtttttattaaggTTATCACTTAGTATTTTTCTCTCTTAcaaaattttgatattaaatTTAGTTCAAAGATGATGACCGTAGACCTTTGAATCACTAAACTGATTTAAGACAATTTAAGGTAACTTGTTTGAATGAAATGAACATCAGGTAAATTTCCTAAGTCCTAACAACTCcacctaaaaaaaaaaagttgttttcatggaaaatatgAACTTCTAAGTTCTAACAAAGCTTATCTTTCATCCGAAATTTTCCTTTCATCCGGCCATCACTGATCCCATGAAGATAAAATGCTAAAACTAAAAGAAGTGGTGTTTTGCATTAACGACAACAACATGGAGAAGGAGCTGCAAAGCGACCGAATTGAGTTGTATGGTAAGTGGAGCAGCAGTTACTGCTTGAGAGTTGAATTAGCTCTTAAACTTAAGGGAATACCCtttgaaaatatggaagaagataCCAAAAACAAAAGTGAAGCACTCCTCAAGTATAATCCTATACATAAAAAGATCCCTGTACCTGTACATGATGGGAGAGCGATTGCCGAGTCGCTTGTTATCCTGGAGTACATCGATGAAACTTGGACTCATGCACCATCTCTACTCCCGGAAGATGCTTACGAACGAGCCAAGGCTCGGTTTTGGGCGAATTTTTATGATCAAAAGGTGCGCACATGATATCGGTTAATTCTAATGCTATTCTCATTCTCTATGTGTGTCTATATGTTACAGTATCATAACTTTCATTGTTTTTGATTTCATGGCAGTTCCTCCCAAGTAGCTCTGCTGTCATGAAGTCAAAAGGTGATGAAGAACGAAAGAAAGCCATTGAAGACTTATTAGAGAACACACGGTTGTTAGAGGAAGGTTCTTAGATTTCTAGATTTATATGTGGAAAAGTCTCACAATAGTGTCGACTGTACCTTTTCATTAGGTATTTATATGAATACAAGTACAAAGAAGAGCTCAAAGAATCATTCCTAATCTAAACAACTTATGACGAGAATACAGGTAAGTTACAACTAGATACAACAACAATGACTGCACAGGACTCGGACTTTGCTGAAGACTTACCCGTTGTTATGACTGCAGTGACCTGCACTTTGCTGAAGACTTTCCCGTTGATATCACTGCAGTGACCTGCACTTGGTTGTTGTGCCACAGCAGTGGCACATTGTATATACACGTCCAATATTCCTCCTCAAGTTGGAGCGAGAGAATTATGAGGCCGAACGCCCAACTTGCTGACAAGACGTCTGAATTGATCCACTCcaagtggtttggtgaatagatcaGCCAATTGAGCTGCAAAGGGAATGTGAGTTGGCTTTATAAGACCAGATAGCAGTTTTTCTCGAACAAAGTAACAATCAATTTCGATATGTTTAGTTTGTTCGTGAAAAACTGGATTTTCAGAGATATGAATAGCAGCCTGATTGTCACAATAGACTGGAATGGGCTTCGGAATATTAACACGAAGATcagtaaataaataatataaccaTTGTAACTCGGAAGTTATCCTGGCTAAAGCTCGATATTCTTCCTCAGCAGAAGATAGTGAAATAGTTGGTTGTTTCTTGGAATTCCAAGAGATAGGGCTATTTCCCAACATTGTGAAATATCTTATCGTGGAACGACGAGTGGTTGGGCAACCTGCCCAATCCGAATCAGTGTAATAGCAAGAGACAATGAACTATTTGCAGAAAGAAAAATGCCATGGCTAACCGTTCCTTTAAGATAACGAACCACTCGATGAGCAGCTTCCAAGTGACCAGAACATGGTTGCTACATAAATTGTCTTAAATAATTCACAGAGTACGTGATATCAGGACGAGTTACCTGAAGGTAAATAAGTCGACCAATTAGGCGACGATAAACACTAGGGTCAGGAAGAGGATTGCCTGAAGATGGTATAAGCTTAAGGTGTTGTTCCATAGGGGGAGGAGAGACCTTAGCACCTAAAAGACCAGAATCATTAACAATGTCAAGAATATACTTACGTTGACAAAGAAAAATACTTTGGGGAGAACGAGACACTTCAATACCCAAGAAGTGTTGTAAACGACCAAGATTTTTAAGCGAAAATTTCGATTCGAGTTTATGTTTTAGGTCCTGAATGGCCAAGTCGTTATTACCGGTAATAATAATATCATCGACATAAAGTAAAACATAAAGAGAAACTGTACCTGAATGAAAGGTGAAAAGTGAATAATCAGCACGAGATTGAATAAAAACTTCATCAAGCAAAGCTGTAGAGAATTTAGAAAACCATTGGCGAGATGCTTGCTTGAGTCCGTTTAGAGATTTATTTAGTTTATAAACACGATTATCTTCCTTCTTCTGAAATCCTGGAGGAATTTTCATGTAGATATCCTCGTTGAGATCACCTTGTAAAAAAGCGGTGTTGACATCTAGTTGATGTAGTGGCCAATTATGAATGGCAGCAACGGATAGTAAAACACGAACAGAAACTAGTTTGCAACAGGAGTAAAAGTGTCATGATAATCTATGCCTTCCTGTTGTGTGTAACCTTTAGCAACTAGACGTGCCTTACGACGTTCAATTATGCCATCCGGTTTATATTTGATTTTAAATACCCATTTACAGCCAATGGCGGATTTGCCAGGTGCTAAAGTAGTAATAGTAAAAGTGTCATTGTCGTGTAGAGCAGTATGTTCTTTGACAATGGCATCACGCCAGTCCGGAATTTGAATGGCTTCCGTAAATGTGAGTGGTTCATCGTTGATAATAACAGATGAGAGAAAAGTACGATGTTGTGGAGTAAATTTATCAAAAGAAACGTAATTATTAAGGGGATAAGGTGAATTGGATGTACAttgttgaaccgagcaaatgTAATCATGTAAATGGGATGGACGGGGACATTCTCTAGCTGAGCGTCGGACTGTTGGTTCCGACTCAGGTTGAACAATTGTGACAGGGCTGTTCATATCAGTAGAAGATATTATTGGAGACGTACCTGAGCTGGAGGAGTTTGCTGATGTTGACGGAGTAGCCACAGGTCGTTGAGTTGATATGGGAGTTTCCTGTTGGTGACAGGATTTTATAGAATCTCGTGAAACTGGGACATTCAAGGAAGCTGGAAGGTCATCAAAATAAGTTTCCTCCTGCACAGAAGAATTTAAAAAATCTGTACTTGGAAGTTTCGCATCCTTGAATGGGAAATGAGTTTCATGAAAACCCACGTCACGTGAAACAAAAGTGGTCTGAGTTTCAAGATTGAGAATGATGTACCCTTTGTGATTATAGGGGTAACCTAGAAACACACCAGGAACTGCCCTAGAATCGAATTTAGAAGTAATTTTGGTATTGCGAGCAAAGCATAAGCAACCAAAAATGCGCAAATGTCGATAATTAGGTTGTGTACCTGATAGTTTTTCAAAAgtggttgtagttgtagtggtaaaactgggtcttttcagacttgtgacgaaaataatttttttagatttaatttaaaaaggaaaataaataaaataattcaattttagagaaaattaccaagactaggattccaccattgaccaaataaatagtaacctctaaatattttttatgcaattctatctttaaaatcaattctaatatttgcctcaaatatgtttttgaagtaataattgtaatcaaaaagtataaaacatcaaaagttattaaaacccagcatgcttcatcaaattaattcacaactattcaataaaaactaatatttcaatttcaattccatgcaaataatcaaataataatattgcaaataaatagtaaaattagaattataccaattaatgtggagcaatggcttcctccgtcgccttggctaatgggttaagctcctcatcccaaaaacacactcacaagatgtatccatggattaataggtgtttttattgatgtaaataatgtagaattgaagtttgtaacgttGTAATAGTGTTACAgtgtcactgttacaaaagggaaagagctgaaaattaaacgatacttttttgttgctgtaaaacaacgacacttgTTTcttgttttaagactgttgaagaacgactgccttagcaggtctgttcttcctcttcttcttcctcctcgaacagcagcagcagcagcactgtaactctctgtaatcgcttctcctcggctctcctggactctaagctctctcctaaggttttctaacccttctatgatgaaaacacagctatttatagctatccaactccctaaaaactcgatcaaatccgagaataatctcattattcttctcgggcagtttggagaaaaatcactttcatgttgattcacgtggttctgttggctattctctcgtatccaaactattctctgacttggaatgaactaaattggtatatatccacgcaagaatatcccataaatctctctgaccaatcccaaatCCTAAACAGAGAAGCGatatcctgtttggactttgatctcttctccctgctattccagcccaattggatcgaGGAAATTGCCCATAGAAGCCCAGTTAAGTCTATTAGAGTCCAGCCCAATCGAAATCCAGTGTTGAATCTCATAAAATCACGTCAAAAATCCAAACTCTAATTTACTGCTGTGAACTccaaatttcccgccatttttctgttttgaacgtgaagaagaagggtgtccccttatcctctgatggggtgcgaacaACAAGTGGTCACCCCTTCTCAAGTGggagccccttatccaacttaagaATGCCTTtaacaattcttctgggatgttttacgcactttttcggggttcctccggggtatttctagggtgtctccaacatacttctggggtgcttctggtggttatcaacggaggtccaaatgccgcatttttatcCAATTTCTCCACAAatccttattcttccaaaaacacctacaaataaataaaataaccaaataagtacgatatcgagcactaacaatatatacaaatgagctatattagacacataaatgcgtctatcaaatacccccaaacttattattttctagtcccgagcaaatcaaaactacaaaataaaatcctaactcactttcgtaggcatcgtcgattgcatttagcgtatgcaataagcctttaaacccctaggtggacctagtggccgagttatagtctcgggagagcttacaagagatatacgcacaaaaccttaatactccagatcctagctatctacgcagaacctcggaaagcactaaagaacctccttggttggcatacttattgattattggaggaagtaccctgatgcgaaattccaattgttgtacacgagtttgcactcaagcatactaaaattcatataaagtgacagagctctactcaaatag
The nucleotide sequence above comes from Papaver somniferum cultivar HN1 chromosome 8, ASM357369v1, whole genome shotgun sequence. Encoded proteins:
- the LOC113306377 gene encoding glutathione S-transferase U10-like; translated protein: MEKELQSDRIELYGKWSSSYCLRVELALKLKGIPFENMEEDTKNKSEALLKYNPIHKKIPVPVHDGRAIAESLVILEYIDETWTHAPSLLPEDAYERAKARFWANFYDQKFLPSSSAVMKSKGDEERKKAIEDLLENTRLLEEGS